In the genome of Chryseobacterium arthrosphaerae, one region contains:
- a CDS encoding S8 family serine peptidase has protein sequence MFNFLNTGETKAVIVDRLANQYDQIIKDHNKLEELRSLNYPLINLEDDQKRFEIRMAREDINFRLGIEKIIGGNDLVDIVNLSKILQISQSVCRILYNNQPLGSGFLINGNILITNNHVISSKEECANIKAEFFYEIDEEGRILNPIQFRPEPETFFFTSDIEKKPGDEFSGLDFTMVALEELNVKGKKITDIPSLEIDGNAGKITKGGTCIIIQHPNGQPKKTSLNNNSFFSETQDLIMYETDSLSGSSGAPVIALDTCEIVALHQTGVPKMDDNKRPLTKSGAVATLDTPDDEIEWVANAGIRISRILELLQKKNFDDPAHNLKKNEILARTHKIKKELREVVKNQPEISLAEAKNEAQKLKETVPVVDHQVVNTNKAADIADESKKFPFIILAKNSPENFDRLEAELVLNYGRDFSLSLATPVSAKEGEEELFVLDISAGGKNPNEFARELLSLEEIMHAEYDSEIYLNMEVTYEEEFKALESSGSKDFNNEKHFLELYSQSSQYVRGKSKEDYRKWNWEAVNYKGGITDVIGNSVKIVQFDTGYSHHPKNYGSFDLTEDFDFVDNDDNSREEEHHKIFTLADAGHGARTGSIIIGNLYSDAEENGNRGLINQNGVKLIPYRVAQDVVIIGRQEELAKAVDAAIATGAKVITTSMGLPPTMTTYNLSKKVYERGIIWCCAAGNEVKEVVAPAVHPGTIAVAASNPDDREWKGSCRGETVDITAPGMHVYVPKSLQQDSGLFRYGMAYGHGTSYAAPHVSSAAVLWLYKNREDLKGYHGYQIVEAFRKSIKDSARTKHSLPRSGFGAGVLDIDKLLKTKLPAASGLKNAYDGEDINRIAMGFRTVGESLKMLWNGIMRSIMTGIRAEESLQSEGYEMSDHAKKVVLRNAPKGKAAVESISDKQDQSLATFNAIREKVLHP, from the coding sequence ATGTTTAATTTTTTAAATACTGGGGAAACAAAAGCGGTCATTGTGGACAGGCTGGCGAATCAGTATGATCAGATCATCAAAGATCACAATAAACTTGAAGAATTACGTTCGTTAAATTATCCCCTCATCAATCTGGAGGATGATCAGAAACGTTTTGAAATCAGAATGGCCCGTGAGGATATTAATTTTCGTCTGGGCATTGAAAAAATAATCGGAGGCAATGATCTTGTAGACATTGTAAACCTTTCAAAAATACTTCAGATTTCCCAATCAGTGTGCAGAATTTTGTATAACAACCAACCTTTGGGATCCGGGTTTTTAATCAATGGAAATATTTTAATCACCAATAATCATGTGATTTCCAGTAAAGAAGAATGTGCAAACATTAAAGCCGAGTTTTTCTATGAAATTGACGAAGAAGGGAGGATCCTGAATCCTATCCAGTTCAGGCCCGAACCGGAAACGTTTTTCTTTACTTCAGATATTGAAAAGAAACCCGGAGATGAGTTTTCAGGATTAGACTTTACGATGGTGGCATTAGAAGAACTTAACGTTAAGGGAAAAAAGATTACGGATATCCCTTCTTTGGAAATAGACGGTAACGCAGGTAAAATAACGAAAGGCGGAACATGTATCATCATACAGCATCCCAATGGCCAGCCTAAAAAGACCTCCCTGAATAACAATTCTTTTTTTTCAGAAACCCAGGACCTTATTATGTATGAAACCGATTCTTTGTCGGGGTCATCAGGCGCGCCGGTCATAGCATTAGATACCTGTGAGATAGTAGCCCTGCATCAGACAGGCGTGCCTAAAATGGACGATAATAAAAGACCTCTTACAAAATCAGGAGCTGTTGCCACCTTAGATACACCGGATGATGAAATTGAATGGGTAGCCAATGCCGGAATTCGTATCAGCAGAATACTGGAATTGCTGCAAAAGAAAAATTTTGATGATCCGGCGCACAACCTTAAGAAAAATGAAATTCTTGCAAGAACCCATAAAATCAAAAAAGAACTCAGAGAAGTTGTTAAGAATCAGCCGGAAATCTCTCTTGCTGAAGCAAAGAATGAAGCCCAAAAACTGAAGGAGACAGTTCCGGTGGTTGATCATCAGGTGGTGAACACAAATAAAGCTGCAGATATTGCGGATGAATCAAAAAAGTTTCCATTCATTATTCTTGCCAAAAACAGCCCTGAGAATTTTGACAGGCTAGAGGCAGAACTTGTATTGAACTATGGCAGAGATTTCAGTCTCAGTCTTGCCACCCCGGTTTCTGCAAAAGAAGGTGAAGAAGAATTATTTGTGCTGGATATTTCTGCCGGTGGCAAAAATCCGAACGAATTTGCCAGAGAATTACTTTCACTGGAAGAAATTATGCATGCAGAATATGACAGTGAAATTTATCTGAATATGGAAGTGACCTATGAAGAAGAATTTAAGGCATTGGAGAGCTCAGGTTCAAAAGACTTTAACAACGAAAAACATTTTCTTGAATTATACAGCCAATCCAGTCAATATGTAAGAGGAAAGTCCAAGGAAGATTACAGGAAATGGAACTGGGAAGCCGTGAATTATAAAGGAGGTATAACAGATGTCATCGGAAATTCAGTAAAAATTGTCCAGTTTGACACAGGCTATTCTCATCATCCGAAAAATTACGGATCGTTTGACCTTACAGAAGACTTTGATTTTGTAGATAATGATGACAACTCAAGGGAGGAAGAACACCACAAAATATTTACCCTGGCAGATGCAGGCCACGGTGCCAGAACAGGAAGTATTATTATTGGAAACCTTTATTCTGATGCAGAAGAAAACGGCAATCGGGGGTTAATAAATCAAAATGGCGTTAAACTCATTCCTTACCGGGTTGCACAGGATGTTGTGATCATAGGAAGACAGGAAGAACTCGCCAAAGCAGTTGATGCAGCCATTGCAACCGGAGCAAAAGTAATTACCACAAGTATGGGATTACCACCTACAATGACGACCTATAACCTGTCCAAAAAAGTCTATGAAAGAGGGATTATATGGTGTTGTGCGGCAGGTAATGAAGTAAAAGAAGTTGTTGCACCCGCAGTACATCCGGGAACCATTGCCGTTGCAGCATCTAATCCTGATGACAGAGAATGGAAGGGATCCTGCAGAGGAGAAACCGTAGATATTACAGCTCCGGGAATGCATGTATATGTCCCGAAATCCTTACAACAAGATTCCGGGCTGTTCCGCTACGGAATGGCATATGGCCACGGAACAAGCTATGCCGCTCCCCACGTTTCTTCTGCGGCTGTACTCTGGCTCTACAAAAACAGAGAAGACTTAAAAGGTTATCACGGTTACCAGATTGTTGAAGCCTTCAGAAAAAGTATTAAAGATTCAGCAAGAACCAAACACAGTCTTCCCCGTAGTGGTTTCGGAGCAGGTGTTTTAGATATTGATAAGCTTTTAAAAACCAAGCTTCCGGCTGCTTCCGGCTTAAAAAATGCTTACGATGGTGAAGATATAAACCGTATTGCTATGGGATTCAGAACCGTAGGAGAAAGCTTAAAGATGCTCTGGAACGGAATCATGAGAAGTATTATGACAGGAATCAGAGCTGAAGAAAGCCTTCAGTCTGAAGGCTATGAAATGTCTGATCATGCCAAAAAAGTTGTCTTGCGTAATGCCCCAAAGGGTAAAGCTGCTGTAGAAAGCATAAGTGATAAACAAGACCAGTCGCTGGCCACATTCAATGCGATAAGAGAAAAAGTACTTCACCCATAA
- a CDS encoding amidohydrolase family protein has protein sequence MKNIFDFHFHLLFKHLISKKDTGRLPLNSNFKTKGLMSVIDEFMGNAFDSQSSPAMVKNSSLGYGVTALMAMEYAFAENINGFFKGFSPSKLPISWDFIDRVKNRETTYFDLLKEEIAYYQSNYAVLENDFKIKFISRKRPPAEDIFSNQQYTYLAFSVEGAHNFSDAKIRDTAAATDPEKCYREIQDDPDNVDLFSINLVHLSEIPEQHMCGFAQALNGTAQIAFRSEDFIPKSGFGISDKGKDFIRTVFLHLHPSLIDIKHMSVFSRHKFYQFREELGAEHPEILRLPIISSHTGFTFSSIKDFLEQKNYRSTFRYVQGKTICEIQAKNQVIGKTDFLLNNKLFGNPWTINLFDEEILEIMKSNGLIGISMDQRILGAAKSMMDGSRPEYFKDPEAIPLYEWRKWFKEGTFDLKEAFITEDKTDREIRHIYLLCAHILYAVRLGYSEMNWVGERSPWDHICIGSDYDGLINPINPYDDVTTLGKLRNDLLVYLPIVDKRLEPLKDIRAFKNKNSEPIEENYLVQCVDKFLSENGKNFLKRYLNNWK, from the coding sequence ATGAAAAATATATTTGATTTTCACTTTCATTTGTTATTTAAACATCTGATCAGTAAAAAAGATACCGGCCGTCTTCCACTGAACTCAAACTTTAAAACCAAAGGGCTAATGAGCGTCATCGATGAGTTTATGGGCAATGCATTCGACAGCCAGTCTTCACCAGCAATGGTGAAAAACAGTTCCCTGGGATACGGAGTGACGGCTCTGATGGCGATGGAATATGCGTTTGCCGAAAACATCAATGGTTTTTTTAAAGGCTTTAGCCCTTCGAAACTTCCCATCAGCTGGGATTTTATAGATCGTGTGAAAAACAGGGAAACTACCTATTTTGATCTGTTAAAAGAAGAAATAGCCTATTACCAATCCAATTATGCTGTGCTGGAAAATGATTTCAAAATAAAATTTATCAGCCGTAAAAGACCTCCTGCCGAAGATATTTTTAGCAATCAGCAGTATACCTATCTTGCATTTTCTGTGGAAGGCGCCCATAATTTTTCGGATGCTAAAATAAGAGATACGGCAGCAGCTACAGACCCGGAAAAATGCTATCGTGAAATTCAGGATGACCCCGATAATGTAGATCTTTTCAGCATCAATCTGGTTCATCTCAGCGAAATTCCTGAGCAGCATATGTGTGGTTTTGCGCAGGCTCTGAACGGAACGGCACAGATAGCCTTTCGAAGCGAAGACTTTATCCCCAAATCAGGTTTTGGAATTTCAGATAAGGGAAAAGACTTTATCCGTACCGTATTCCTGCATTTACATCCCTCTCTTATTGATATTAAGCATATGAGTGTTTTTTCCCGGCACAAATTTTATCAGTTCAGGGAAGAATTAGGGGCAGAGCATCCGGAAATACTCCGTTTACCGATTATTTCCTCCCATACCGGCTTTACATTTTCGTCAATAAAAGACTTTTTAGAACAGAAAAACTATCGTTCCACTTTCAGGTATGTTCAGGGAAAAACAATTTGTGAAATTCAGGCTAAAAACCAGGTAATAGGCAAAACAGATTTTCTTTTGAACAATAAATTATTTGGCAATCCATGGACCATCAATCTCTTTGATGAAGAAATTCTGGAAATCATGAAAAGCAACGGTCTTATAGGAATCTCAATGGATCAGCGGATTTTGGGAGCTGCCAAAAGTATGATGGATGGCTCCAGGCCTGAATATTTCAAAGATCCGGAAGCAATCCCTCTGTATGAATGGCGCAAGTGGTTTAAGGAGGGAACATTTGATCTGAAAGAGGCTTTCATTACTGAAGATAAAACGGACCGGGAGATAAGACATATCTATCTGCTGTGTGCACATATCCTGTATGCAGTAAGATTAGGATATTCGGAAATGAATTGGGTAGGAGAGCGCAGTCCATGGGATCATATCTGCATAGGATCTGACTATGACGGGCTTATCAATCCTATTAATCCTTATGATGATGTGACAACTTTAGGAAAACTTAGAAACGATCTTCTGGTCTACTTACCTATTGTAGACAAAAGACTGGAACCACTGAAAGACATCAGAGCATTTAAAAACAAAAATTCTGAGCCTATAGAAGAAAACTATCTTGTACAGTGTGTAGACAAATTTTTATCTGAAAATGGAAAGAACTTTTTGAAAAGGTATCTCAATAATTGGAAATAA